Proteins encoded in a region of the Flavobacteriales bacterium genome:
- the secA gene encoding preprotein translocase subunit SecA, translated as MLGLLKKIFGNKTDKDIAEIRPYVDKVNQEFAKLASLSHDELRAKTEALKVKIAAFVLPEEQKVLELKNRANASSDMEEKERLFEEVEKMEKIVDEKLEVILLEILPEAFAIVKDTARRFKENPEIIVTASEFDKNLSVKSGLVTINGDKATWKNSWQAAGNTITWDMVHYDVQLIGGVALHQGKISEMQTGEGKTLVATLPIFLNALAGKGVHVVTVNDYLAKRDSEWNGPIFMFHGLSVDCIDKHEPNSEKRRNAYRADIVYGTNNEFGFDYLRDNMATNIDSLVQRKLHFAIVDEVDSVLIDDARTPLIISGPTPKGDKHEFYELKPKIERLVNEQRKFINLCLTDAKKSFSSLGEDGKGSLDKETSEKGGMALLRAYRGLPKNKALIKFLSEPGVKAQLQKTENYYLADHQKEMPKVDKELYFVIDEKNNQIELTDKGIELLSSGEDSNYYILPDVGSEIAKIENSSLSPEQKIEAKDALTFDYTVKAERIHTMNQLLRAYAMFERDVEYVIMDGKVKIVDEQTGRIMEGRRYSDGLHQAIEAKENVKVEAATQTYATITLQNYFRMYHKLAGMTGTAETEAKEFWDIYKLDVVCIPTNRAISRKDQNDLVFKTAREKYNAVIDEVAKLREAGRPVLVGTTSVEISELLSRMLKLRNIPHQVLNAKMHQKEAEVVALAGLAGTVTIATNMAGRGTDIKLGPGVKDAGGLAIIGTERHESRRVDRQLRGRAGRQGDPGSSQFFVSLEDNLMRLFGSERIAKMMDRLGMKEGEVIQHGMITKSIERAQRKVEENNFGIRKRLLEYDDVMNVQRKTIYSKRKNALYGDRLDIDLANMFYDVADAVTGEFHDLRDFEGFRFECLRTLAVDSPVTEEEFVSKDSNEIAQLLFEEAMKTYGRKTEHAMERVYPVVKNVFETQGSQFENIMIPFTDGFKTLQTVVNLREAYESGGRAALRTVEKSVMLAIIDNEWKEHLREMDDLKQNVQQAVYEQKDPLVIYKLESYELFKQMINRFNKEVISFLIKAQLPIGNNEPVKQAPAPRQEAPKNIQTSRTEVPQYSNPNSGANGPEKVKSAPIRVEKKIGRNDPCPCGSGKKYKNCHGTEE; from the coding sequence ATGTTAGGATTACTTAAGAAAATTTTCGGGAACAAAACGGACAAGGACATTGCTGAAATCCGTCCCTATGTAGATAAAGTCAATCAGGAATTTGCAAAACTAGCTTCATTGTCGCACGATGAATTGCGTGCAAAAACAGAAGCGCTGAAAGTTAAAATTGCAGCGTTTGTACTTCCGGAAGAACAAAAAGTGCTCGAATTAAAAAATCGCGCCAATGCATCTTCCGATATGGAAGAAAAAGAACGTCTTTTCGAAGAAGTTGAAAAGATGGAAAAAATCGTGGATGAAAAACTGGAAGTGATTTTGTTGGAAATTCTTCCCGAAGCATTCGCCATTGTAAAAGACACTGCCCGTCGCTTTAAAGAGAATCCGGAAATCATTGTTACGGCGAGTGAATTCGATAAGAATTTAAGTGTTAAATCAGGCCTAGTCACCATTAATGGTGATAAAGCTACCTGGAAAAATTCCTGGCAAGCTGCAGGGAATACGATTACCTGGGACATGGTTCACTATGATGTGCAGTTGATTGGTGGTGTAGCACTGCATCAGGGAAAAATTTCTGAGATGCAAACCGGTGAGGGTAAAACGCTGGTAGCAACATTACCTATTTTCCTCAATGCACTTGCAGGAAAAGGTGTGCATGTGGTAACGGTGAATGACTACCTGGCAAAACGTGACTCCGAATGGAATGGTCCTATTTTTATGTTCCATGGTTTGTCGGTGGATTGCATCGATAAGCATGAACCGAATTCAGAAAAAAGAAGAAACGCTTACCGTGCCGATATCGTTTACGGAACCAACAATGAATTTGGTTTCGATTATCTCCGCGATAACATGGCCACTAATATCGATAGCCTCGTGCAACGTAAATTGCATTTTGCTATTGTGGATGAGGTTGACTCCGTATTGATCGATGATGCGCGTACTCCGTTGATTATTTCGGGTCCAACACCTAAAGGCGACAAACATGAGTTTTACGAATTAAAACCGAAAATCGAACGCCTGGTCAACGAGCAGAGAAAATTTATCAACCTCTGTTTAACGGATGCAAAAAAATCATTCTCATCACTCGGTGAAGATGGAAAAGGAAGTCTCGATAAAGAAACTTCAGAAAAAGGCGGAATGGCCTTGTTGCGTGCTTATCGCGGATTACCTAAAAATAAAGCACTGATTAAATTTTTATCGGAGCCTGGGGTAAAAGCACAATTGCAAAAAACAGAAAATTATTACCTGGCAGATCATCAAAAAGAAATGCCGAAAGTGGATAAGGAATTGTATTTCGTTATCGACGAGAAAAATAATCAGATTGAATTAACCGATAAGGGAATTGAATTGTTATCCTCCGGTGAGGATTCCAATTATTACATTCTGCCTGATGTTGGTTCCGAGATCGCAAAAATTGAAAATTCAAGTTTAAGTCCCGAACAAAAAATCGAAGCCAAAGATGCGTTGACTTTCGATTATACCGTAAAGGCAGAACGTATTCACACCATGAATCAATTACTCCGTGCTTATGCGATGTTTGAGCGCGATGTGGAGTATGTGATTATGGATGGAAAAGTTAAAATTGTAGATGAGCAAACAGGTCGTATTATGGAGGGGCGCCGTTATTCCGACGGATTGCACCAGGCGATTGAGGCGAAAGAAAATGTGAAGGTGGAAGCTGCAACGCAAACTTATGCGACTATTACATTACAGAATTATTTCCGGATGTACCACAAGTTAGCGGGTATGACCGGTACTGCAGAAACTGAAGCAAAAGAATTCTGGGATATCTATAAACTGGATGTGGTTTGTATCCCAACCAACCGTGCTATTTCGAGAAAAGACCAAAATGATTTGGTATTTAAAACAGCACGCGAAAAATACAATGCCGTTATTGATGAAGTTGCAAAACTCAGAGAGGCGGGTCGACCAGTCCTGGTAGGTACTACCTCCGTAGAAATTTCTGAATTACTCAGCCGCATGCTGAAATTGAGAAATATTCCGCATCAGGTATTGAATGCTAAAATGCATCAAAAAGAAGCAGAAGTAGTAGCACTTGCCGGTTTAGCAGGTACAGTAACCATCGCTACGAATATGGCAGGTCGTGGTACCGATATTAAACTCGGTCCCGGTGTTAAAGATGCAGGAGGTTTGGCCATTATCGGAACAGAACGACATGAATCACGTCGTGTCGACCGACAGCTGCGTGGTCGTGCGGGTCGTCAGGGAGATCCCGGATCATCACAGTTTTTCGTTTCACTCGAAGATAACCTGATGCGCTTATTCGGATCGGAACGAATTGCAAAAATGATGGACCGTCTCGGAATGAAAGAAGGAGAAGTCATTCAACACGGAATGATTACGAAATCCATCGAACGAGCTCAGCGTAAAGTAGAGGAAAACAACTTTGGTATCCGTAAACGATTGCTGGAATACGACGATGTAATGAACGTTCAGCGTAAAACCATTTACTCGAAACGTAAAAACGCATTGTATGGCGATCGTTTGGATATTGATTTAGCCAATATGTTCTACGATGTAGCCGATGCAGTTACAGGTGAATTCCACGACCTTCGCGATTTCGAAGGATTCCGTTTCGAATGTTTACGCACATTGGCGGTTGACTCGCCGGTGACTGAAGAGGAATTTGTTTCCAAAGACAGCAATGAAATTGCACAGTTGCTTTTTGAAGAAGCAATGAAAACGTACGGACGAAAAACCGAACATGCCATGGAGCGTGTTTATCCGGTAGTGAAAAATGTTTTCGAAACACAAGGCTCGCAGTTTGAAAATATCATGATTCCATTTACGGATGGATTCAAAACATTACAGACTGTTGTCAACCTCAGAGAAGCGTATGAAAGTGGCGGACGCGCAGCTTTGCGTACAGTGGAGAAATCGGTGATGCTTGCGATTATCGATAATGAATGGAAAGAACATTTGCGCGAAATGGACGACCTGAAACAGAATGTTCAGCAGGCCGTTTATGAACAAAAAGATCCTTTGGTGATTTACAAACTGGAGTCGTATGAATTGTTCAAGCAAATGATCAATCGCTTCAATAAAGAAGTTATTTCATTCCTGATTAAAGCACAATTACCAATCGGAAATAACGAGCCGGTTAAACAAGCACCTGCTCCACGCCAGGAAGCTCCGAAAAATATTCAGACCTCACGCACCGAAGTTCCTCAATATTCTAATCCGAATTCAGGAGCGAACGGACCGGAAAAAGTGAAATCGGCACCTATTCGTGTAGAGAAGAAAATCGGACGTAACGATCCTTGTCCTTGTGGCTCCGGAAAAAAATACAAAAACTGTCACGGTACAGAAGAATAA
- a CDS encoding glycosyltransferase has product MGLPEILLIVFSTALFIQLLFFFNWFGRLAFSRTKKESLRLDPVSIIICARSESSKLIENLPYIFDQDYPDFEVVVVNDRSWDDTKEILKAFQVKYSNLKVINIEESNHEHYGKKMALTIGIKGAKNEWLLLTDADCKPTSVNWIREMIESRKEDSEVVLGYSPYSREKGMLNKLIRFDTLWAGMQYLSMAKAGIPYMGVGRNLMYKKEVFFRVSGFKKHYHISSGDDDLFINEAAKKKTTVIMPEPGAHIVSMPKQRFIDWFRQKKRHFTTAPHYRFLHKLMLLLFPISFLILVISAIILLVLNKYILIILGLLFLRLVVQMVIFSRSMRKLGDKDLLLWVPVFEWVLLVLHPVIHISNKFVKADKWN; this is encoded by the coding sequence ATGGGACTTCCAGAAATTTTACTGATTGTTTTTTCGACAGCTCTTTTTATTCAGTTGTTGTTCTTTTTCAATTGGTTTGGACGATTAGCCTTTTCGCGTACCAAGAAAGAATCGCTTCGTCTTGATCCGGTTTCCATTATTATTTGCGCCCGTTCGGAGTCGAGCAAGCTCATTGAAAACCTCCCTTATATCTTCGATCAGGATTATCCCGATTTTGAGGTGGTGGTAGTGAATGATCGTTCGTGGGACGATACCAAAGAAATTCTAAAAGCCTTTCAGGTGAAGTACAGCAATCTGAAAGTGATCAACATTGAAGAATCCAATCACGAGCATTATGGTAAAAAAATGGCGCTCACCATTGGAATTAAGGGTGCAAAAAACGAGTGGTTACTGCTAACGGATGCCGATTGTAAACCGACTAGCGTTAACTGGATACGGGAAATGATTGAAAGCCGGAAAGAGGATTCGGAAGTGGTGTTGGGATATAGTCCGTACAGCAGAGAAAAAGGAATGCTCAACAAGCTGATTCGTTTCGATACCTTATGGGCCGGGATGCAATATTTATCCATGGCAAAAGCCGGAATTCCGTATATGGGGGTAGGTCGCAATCTGATGTACAAAAAGGAAGTTTTTTTCAGAGTGAGCGGATTTAAAAAGCATTATCATATTTCGAGTGGCGATGATGATTTGTTCATCAATGAAGCGGCAAAAAAGAAAACAACGGTAATCATGCCGGAGCCCGGTGCGCACATCGTTTCCATGCCCAAACAGCGGTTTATCGATTGGTTTCGCCAGAAGAAACGTCACTTTACCACTGCCCCGCACTATCGCTTTTTGCACAAGCTGATGCTCCTGTTGTTTCCGATTAGTTTCCTCATTTTAGTGATTTCGGCGATTATCCTACTTGTTTTGAACAAATACATCTTAATTATTTTGGGACTTTTATTCCTTCGGCTGGTGGTTCAAATGGTTATCTTTAGCCGATCGATGCGTAAGCTGGGGGATAAGGATTTATTGTTATGGGTTCCTGTTTTTGAATGGGTCCTGTTAGTTCTTCACCCGGTGATACACATTTCGAATAAATTTGTGAAAGCAGACAAATGGAATTAG
- a CDS encoding LptF/LptG family permease gives MRRFLGTFFFIMTMLMSIAIVFDFAEKVDDFINFGAPVNELIFDYYMNFVFFYGNQFSFLIIFISVIYFTSKMANNNELIAILSSGVSYNRMLRPFMLAASFLVISSIFLNHFVLPKSNKVRLEFEEKYAHNLLSLVNIHREVEKGVIVYFNNNHYGYLDGFCMEKWEDGELKSVMNAQRAYYDTLQAKWTLTFYFTRYLGDDHDSILRGDKVDTVFNFAPKDLGYRNEFASSMTTPELRRFIAEEKAKGSAKVVFSEIELHLRTSYPIAAYILTLIGVSVAGRKTRGGMGLNIAIGMLMAVSYIFSMKITTVAATNAGLNPSIAVWIPNVIFLLLTIPLYRMAQK, from the coding sequence ATGAGAAGGTTCCTCGGGACATTCTTCTTTATCATGACCATGCTCATGTCGATAGCGATTGTGTTCGATTTTGCGGAAAAAGTAGATGACTTTATCAATTTCGGCGCTCCGGTAAACGAACTGATTTTCGATTACTATATGAATTTTGTATTCTTCTATGGCAATCAATTCAGTTTCCTCATCATATTTATTTCGGTCATTTATTTCACTTCAAAAATGGCCAACAACAATGAACTAATTGCAATTTTAAGCAGTGGCGTTTCTTATAACCGGATGTTGCGCCCCTTTATGCTCGCTGCATCATTTTTAGTGATTTCCTCCATTTTTCTCAATCATTTTGTACTGCCGAAATCCAATAAAGTACGACTGGAATTCGAAGAGAAATACGCACACAATTTATTGTCGCTCGTCAATATCCACCGCGAAGTGGAAAAGGGAGTGATCGTATATTTCAATAATAACCACTATGGATACCTCGACGGATTTTGCATGGAAAAATGGGAAGACGGCGAGCTGAAAAGTGTCATGAATGCACAACGGGCATATTATGATACGCTGCAGGCAAAATGGACCTTAACCTTTTATTTCACCCGATACCTGGGTGATGATCACGACTCCATTTTGAGAGGTGATAAAGTGGATACGGTCTTTAATTTTGCGCCCAAAGATTTGGGTTACCGCAACGAATTTGCATCCTCCATGACCACACCGGAATTGCGCCGTTTCATTGCCGAGGAAAAAGCAAAAGGAAGTGCAAAAGTGGTGTTTTCGGAAATCGAATTGCATTTGCGTACTTCGTATCCCATTGCCGCCTATATTTTAACGCTTATTGGCGTAAGTGTTGCTGGAAGAAAAACCAGAGGAGGGATGGGATTAAATATTGCCATTGGAATGTTGATGGCGGTCAGTTATATTTTCAGTATGAAAATCACCACCGTGGCGGCTACCAATGCAGGATTAAATCCCTCGATTGCGGTGTGGATACCGAATGTGATTTTTCTGTTATTAACCATTCCGCTTTACAGGATGGCACAGAAATAA
- a CDS encoding DUF2461 domain-containing protein, with translation MSAYFSKEFSKFFIELAPNNNKDWFDANRDRYEEFVKKPFRAFTEKMIEGISKADPRVKVSASESIFRINRDIRFSKDKYPYKMHMAAAISHAGKKMPDVSGFYFQLSPEGIQIYQGAYFIETPTLHRLREYIVREKKTFKKLISAKKFTDTYGGIQGDGNSRLSGEIKKAAEELPMLAAKNFYWGAMLPAKTILAADLDKQLMDHYKAGKALGDFLDEGMK, from the coding sequence ATGTCGGCCTATTTCAGCAAGGAATTCAGTAAGTTTTTTATTGAGTTAGCACCCAATAACAATAAAGATTGGTTCGATGCCAATCGCGATCGCTATGAAGAATTTGTAAAAAAACCATTCAGAGCCTTTACGGAAAAAATGATCGAAGGAATTTCCAAAGCAGATCCGCGTGTTAAAGTAAGCGCTTCAGAATCGATCTTCCGGATTAACCGCGATATTCGTTTTTCAAAAGATAAATATCCCTATAAAATGCACATGGCAGCAGCCATTTCTCATGCAGGAAAAAAGATGCCGGATGTTTCCGGATTTTATTTTCAATTATCTCCGGAGGGAATTCAGATTTATCAGGGAGCTTATTTTATTGAAACGCCGACTTTACACCGTTTGCGTGAATATATCGTAAGGGAGAAAAAGACCTTTAAGAAATTAATTTCTGCCAAAAAATTCACCGATACTTATGGTGGAATTCAAGGTGATGGAAATTCGCGTTTAAGTGGCGAGATAAAAAAAGCGGCAGAAGAATTACCCATGCTGGCTGCGAAAAATTTCTATTGGGGCGCGATGCTTCCGGCAAAAACAATTCTGGCTGCTGATCTCGATAAACAATTAATGGATCATTACAAAGCTGGAAAAGCGTTGGGTGATTTTCTCGATGAGGGAATGAAATAA
- the paaI gene encoding hydroxyphenylacetyl-CoA thioesterase PaaI codes for MDPISKATAIVDLMYNKDPYSQWLGIERIEDGPGISVLRMKIRAEMLNGFSIAHGGLTYSLADSALAFASNSHGRKCVSVETAISHLAPVHEGDILTARAVEKNISNKIALYEVDITNQNGKLVASFRGTVYRTSQEWLQI; via the coding sequence ATGGATCCGATTTCTAAAGCAACCGCAATTGTGGATTTAATGTATAACAAGGATCCCTATAGTCAATGGCTGGGAATAGAACGCATTGAGGATGGTCCCGGAATTTCGGTGTTGAGGATGAAAATCAGAGCAGAAATGCTGAATGGATTTTCCATTGCGCATGGAGGACTCACCTATTCACTGGCCGACAGTGCATTGGCTTTTGCTTCGAATTCGCATGGAAGAAAATGTGTAAGTGTAGAAACTGCCATTTCTCATTTAGCTCCAGTGCATGAAGGCGACATTCTGACAGCGCGCGCTGTTGAAAAAAATATCTCGAATAAAATAGCATTGTATGAAGTGGACATTACCAATCAAAATGGTAAACTTGTAGCCTCTTTCCGGGGCACTGTTTATCGCACTTCTCAGGAATGGTTACAGATTTAG
- a CDS encoding sigma-70 family RNA polymerase sigma factor: MELEEGYENLSDKARYDYQLVLKAREGEQAAFAELMDRYRDSIYFMLLKMVNNKDDADDLTIEAFGKAFNRLDLYTPNFAFSTWLFKIASNNCIDFIRKKKKNTLSIDSAISGDDGDEMYIDLKSDALDPEETAIKQQKEKLMRDVVQKLKPRYRQLIEMRYFQQLAYEEIAEQLDLPLGTVKAQLFRARDLLFQILKNSKDKI, translated from the coding sequence ATGGAATTAGAAGAAGGCTACGAAAACCTGTCGGACAAAGCCCGATATGATTACCAACTGGTATTAAAAGCCAGGGAAGGTGAGCAGGCGGCATTTGCCGAATTGATGGATCGTTACCGCGACTCCATTTATTTCATGCTGCTGAAAATGGTGAACAACAAAGACGATGCGGATGATTTAACCATAGAAGCCTTTGGTAAAGCATTTAACCGTTTGGATTTGTACACACCCAATTTTGCATTTTCTACCTGGTTATTCAAAATTGCTTCGAACAATTGCATCGATTTTATCCGCAAGAAAAAGAAAAATACTTTGTCGATCGACTCCGCAATTTCGGGCGACGATGGAGATGAAATGTATATCGATTTAAAATCGGATGCACTGGATCCGGAGGAAACGGCCATAAAACAACAGAAAGAAAAACTGATGCGCGATGTGGTGCAGAAATTAAAACCACGTTATCGTCAGTTAATCGAAATGCGTTATTTCCAGCAATTAGCTTATGAAGAAATTGCAGAGCAACTGGATTTACCATTGGGAACCGTAAAAGCACAATTATTCCGTGCGCGCGATTTACTCTTTCAGATTCTGAAGAATTCGAAAGATAAAATCTGA
- the ispE gene encoding 4-(cytidine 5'-diphospho)-2-C-methyl-D-erythritol kinase: MISFPNAKINLGLNVLRKRPDGYHDIDSVFYPVDWKDVLELVPSTKDASSFHYSGLHIPGESTNNLLVKALALLQQNYSIPAVEVYLHKLIPMGAGLGGGSSDGAFMIKALNELFSLQLSIEEMEKFAAQLGSDCPFFIRNLPAHVEGRGERMSTIELDLSSYSIYLTNPNLHIGTAEAYSGIQPSVPAYSSLQIVQQFPIGEWKNYLKNDFEISAFSRFPDLKSDKEMLYEMGAIYASMTGSGSTLFGIFPHKNPDVSDYFEAKNYSGKWS; the protein is encoded by the coding sequence ATGATCTCCTTTCCGAATGCCAAAATCAATCTGGGATTAAATGTCCTTCGTAAACGACCCGATGGTTATCACGATATCGACAGTGTTTTTTATCCGGTTGACTGGAAAGATGTTTTAGAGCTGGTTCCTTCCACGAAAGATGCAAGTTCATTTCATTATTCCGGACTTCACATTCCGGGTGAATCAACGAATAATTTACTGGTAAAAGCACTCGCTCTTCTGCAACAAAATTATTCCATTCCTGCAGTAGAAGTTTATTTGCACAAACTGATTCCGATGGGCGCCGGTTTAGGTGGGGGAAGTTCTGATGGTGCATTCATGATTAAAGCGCTCAATGAATTGTTTTCACTGCAATTATCCATTGAAGAAATGGAAAAATTTGCAGCACAATTGGGAAGTGATTGTCCGTTTTTCATTCGTAATCTTCCTGCACATGTGGAAGGCAGAGGCGAGCGGATGTCGACCATTGAGCTCGATCTTTCCTCTTATTCCATTTACCTTACCAATCCAAATCTTCATATTGGAACGGCAGAAGCATATTCCGGAATTCAACCATCGGTACCCGCTTATTCAAGTCTTCAAATCGTTCAACAATTCCCTATTGGCGAATGGAAAAATTATTTGAAAAACGATTTTGAGATCAGCGCATTTTCCAGGTTTCCCGATTTAAAATCCGATAAAGAAATGCTTTATGAAATGGGAGCCATTTATGCGTCCATGACAGGTAGCGGAAGTACTTTATTCGGGATATTTCCCCATAAAAATCCGGATGTTTCCGATTATTTTGAGGCTAAAAATTATAGTGGAAAGTGGTCCTGA
- the tgt gene encoding tRNA guanosine(34) transglycosylase Tgt, translating to MQFELQAKDPGSKARAGMVRTDHGDIPTPIFMPVGTQGSVKAVHQRELKEDIGAKIILGNTYHLYLRPGLGLLEKAGGLHRFMHWDGPILTDSGGYQVYSLSDNRKIKEEGVTFRSHIDGSKHLFSPEKVMDIQRKIGADIIMAFDECTPYPCEYEYARQSMEMTHRWLKRCCERFDQTEPLYGYSQTLFPIVQGSVYEDLRKRSAETIASFNREGNAIGGLSVGEPEEELYKHTEQVCEILPADKPRYLMGVGTPVNLLEAIALGVDMFDCVMPTRNARNGMLFTSEGIINIRNEKWKDDLSPIDPNGTAYVDQFYTRAYLRHLTIAGEMLAAQIASIHNLAFYLWLVGEARRHIIDGDFTTWKNAMIPKLKNRL from the coding sequence ATGCAATTCGAACTACAAGCCAAGGATCCCGGATCAAAAGCAAGAGCAGGAATGGTCAGAACTGATCATGGGGACATTCCTACACCCATTTTTATGCCTGTGGGTACACAAGGTTCGGTAAAGGCCGTACACCAGCGTGAATTAAAAGAAGATATCGGCGCTAAAATTATATTGGGCAATACCTATCATTTGTATTTACGTCCAGGACTAGGTCTGCTCGAAAAGGCGGGGGGATTGCATCGTTTTATGCATTGGGATGGACCTATTTTAACCGATAGCGGCGGATATCAGGTTTACTCTTTAAGCGATAACCGCAAAATCAAAGAAGAAGGGGTTACTTTTCGCTCTCATATTGATGGATCCAAACATTTGTTCAGTCCGGAAAAAGTAATGGATATTCAGCGTAAAATCGGAGCAGATATCATAATGGCTTTCGATGAATGCACGCCCTATCCCTGCGAGTATGAATATGCGCGACAAAGCATGGAAATGACTCATCGCTGGTTAAAACGTTGTTGCGAACGGTTTGATCAAACAGAACCCTTGTATGGATATTCGCAAACCTTATTTCCCATTGTACAGGGTTCGGTTTACGAGGATCTGCGTAAGCGCTCTGCCGAAACCATTGCATCGTTTAACCGCGAAGGAAATGCGATTGGGGGATTATCGGTTGGTGAGCCCGAAGAAGAACTGTACAAACACACCGAGCAGGTTTGTGAAATACTTCCGGCCGATAAACCACGTTATTTAATGGGAGTCGGAACTCCGGTCAACTTACTTGAAGCGATTGCTTTGGGTGTGGATATGTTCGACTGCGTAATGCCTACCCGTAATGCACGCAATGGAATGTTGTTTACCAGTGAAGGAATAATAAATATCCGCAACGAAAAGTGGAAAGACGATTTAAGTCCGATCGATCCCAACGGAACGGCTTATGTCGACCAATTCTATACACGGGCCTATTTACGTCACCTCACCATTGCCGGTGAAATGCTCGCGGCTCAAATTGCAAGTATTCATAATCTGGCCTTTTATCTCTGGCTGGTGGGAGAAGCACGCCGTCATATTATAGATGGCGATTTCACCACCTGGAAAAATGCTATGATTCCGAAGCTGAAAAATCGTTTATGA
- the pcaF gene encoding 3-oxoadipyl-CoA thiolase: protein MKDAFIVDAIRTPIGNFGGTLSAVRTDDLGAFVLAELIQRNPSLDPALIEDVIMGCANQAGEDNRNVSRMALLLAGLPYTVPGETVNRLCASGMSAIINASRGIQSGNGDIYIAGGVENMTRGPWVISKASGAFGRDQQMYDTSFGWRFINPKMQSMYGTDGMGETAENLVDLYKIEREAQDAFAMWSQQKAAAATANGRLAQEIAAVSIPQRKGYPLLFSSDEFIKANTNMESLGKLRPAFRKDGSVTAGNASGLNDGAAAMLLASEDGLKKNNLKPIARIVSSAVAGVEPRIMGIGPVYASQKALERAGLTLDQIDILELNEAFAAQVLSCTRAMGLADNDPRINPNGGAIALGHPLGMSGTRIVQTAAIELQRTNKKYALCTMCIGVGQGYAVIIEKI, encoded by the coding sequence ATGAAAGACGCATTTATTGTTGATGCTATCCGTACTCCGATCGGAAATTTTGGTGGAACATTATCCGCTGTTCGCACAGATGATTTGGGTGCTTTTGTTTTGGCAGAATTAATTCAACGCAATCCATCCTTAGATCCTGCTTTAATTGAAGATGTGATTATGGGTTGTGCAAACCAGGCTGGTGAGGACAACCGGAATGTTTCGCGTATGGCACTTTTATTGGCAGGATTACCTTACACCGTTCCCGGTGAAACCGTAAACCGTCTCTGCGCATCGGGGATGTCGGCCATTATCAATGCCAGTCGGGGAATACAATCCGGCAATGGAGATATTTATATTGCAGGTGGCGTAGAAAATATGACGCGTGGTCCATGGGTGATTTCCAAAGCATCGGGAGCATTTGGTCGTGATCAGCAAATGTATGATACCAGTTTCGGATGGCGTTTTATTAATCCGAAAATGCAAAGCATGTATGGAACGGATGGCATGGGAGAAACTGCTGAAAATTTAGTTGATCTCTACAAAATAGAACGAGAGGCACAAGACGCTTTTGCCATGTGGTCGCAACAAAAAGCAGCTGCTGCAACAGCAAATGGAAGACTGGCACAAGAGATTGCAGCAGTTTCCATTCCACAACGAAAAGGATATCCACTATTATTTTCTTCCGACGAATTCATAAAGGCCAATACCAATATGGAATCATTGGGAAAATTGCGTCCCGCATTTCGTAAAGATGGAAGTGTAACAGCAGGTAATGCTTCCGGATTGAACGATGGAGCTGCTGCCATGTTGCTTGCATCGGAAGATGGTTTAAAGAAAAACAATCTGAAACCTATTGCACGAATTGTATCATCTGCCGTTGCAGGTGTTGAACCTCGCATAATGGGGATTGGTCCTGTTTACGCCTCTCAAAAAGCACTGGAGCGTGCGGGATTAACTTTAGATCAAATCGATATTTTGGAATTAAACGAAGCCTTTGCCGCACAGGTTTTATCCTGTACGCGTGCAATGGGTCTTGCCGATAATGATCCGCGCATTAATCCCAATGGAGGAGCTATTGCTCTTGGTCATCCACTGGGAATGAGTGGAACCCGTATTGTGCAAACTGCTGCAATTGAATTGCAACGTACCAATAAAAAATATGCATTATGTACGATGTGTATTGGTGTTGGACAAGGCTATGCTGTTATTATTGAAAAAATCTGA